CTGTCGAGCGGCCTGAGTACTACGAACAGCAACGTGGCATCGTTGTCGACTTCGACTTCTACTGGTCTGAGCACGACGAATAGCAATGTTGATTCGCTGTCGACCTCTACTTCGACCGGTTTGAGCACAACCAGCAGCAACGTGGCATCGCTGTCAACATCTACCTCGATCGGTTTGAGCACAACGAACAGCAGTGTGGCGTCGCTGTCAACGTCGACCTCGACCGGCCTCAGCACGACCAACAGCAATGTGGCATCGTTGTCAACGTCTACCTCGAGCGGTTTGAGCACAACGAACAGTAGTGTGGCATCGCTGTCAACCTCGACCTCGACCGGCCTGAGCACGACCAACAGCAATGCCGCATCGCTATCTACCTCGACTTCGACCGGCCTGAGCACGGCCAACAGCAGCGTGGCATCACTGTCGACCTCCACCTCGACCGGCATCACTTCGCTGTCAACCGGACTGAGCACGACCAACAGCAATGTGACATCGCTGTCGACCTCGGCTTCCACCGCAATTGCGGCCGCCAGGTCGCCGATTGCTTCCAGCGAAGGCAACGTATTCGCCGGCGCTGTCGGCGGAGCCGGATCCAATTCACTGGCGGTAGGCACCAACGCAGTCGCTACCGGCCAGAATTCGACCGCGGCAGGCCAGGGTTCGGTGGCCAATGCTGCCGGCGCAACCGCGCTGGGCGCGGCTGCTACTGCAACTGCGGCCAATGCCACGGCAGTTGGCGCGGGAGCGCAGGCGACGGCAAGCAATTCAGTTGCGGTGGGCGCTAATTCGGTAGCGAACGAAGCCAACACGATGTCGGTCGGGTCCGCCGGCAACGAACGCCGCGTCACGAATGTCGCTGCAGGGGTCAATCCTACCGACGCGGTCAATGTCTCGCAGATGAATGCAGGAATCGGCAATGCCGTGACGCAATCGAACCAGTACACCGACAGCCGCGTCCAGGGCCTGCAGAATACGGTCGATTCCAACCGGCGCGACGCCGACGGCGGCACTGCCGCGGCGATGGCTGTTGCCGGATTGCCGCAGCCAACCTCGCCCGGGATGAACATGGTGTCGCTGGCGGGCAGTACTTATCAAGGGCAGACCGGACTGGCGCTGGGCATATCGACGGTTTCCGAAAATGGACGCTGGGTCTATAAGGCTGCCGCAACATCGAACAGCCGCGGCAAGACGGGAGCCGTGGTAGGCGCCGGCTTCCAGTGGTAACGATGAAAGCCATGGCTTGCGCCGAATCGGACAAGCCATGGCGTCAAGCAGCTCAACGCGTTTGCAGGAAGAAAAAGATGAAACAACAATCGAACACGCTGCGCGGCATGCGCACAGCTGCATTCGCAGGCGCGCTGTTGACGGCCGCCTGCGCTGCATCGGCGCAAGATGAAGCCGTCAGTTTCCCGGATCCTGCCTCTGCCTATCTGCAGGAAGGCAGTTTCGTATCGCTTGAAAACCTGCGCAATGTCGCTCCCGGCCTGACAAAAAACCAGGTGCGTGAATTGCTGGGATCGCCGCACTTCAGCGAAGGCGTTTTTGGCGTGAAGACCTGGAACTATATTTTCCATTTCCGGCGCGGCGGCGAGATCGTCACGTGTCAATACCTGGTGCAATACGACGACGGCAAGCTGCTTCGCAGCACTTACTGGAATCGGCAGGAATGCGAAGATATTGCAAAAACAGGTACGCCTTGATTCACATTTTCAAAAAACCGGAGTGGCGATCCGGCGGATTCATGAGCACGAAGCGGATTGCCGGCCGGGGTAGGCGCCGGCTTCCAGTGGTAACGAAACAGACCATGACGGATGCAAGCATCTGTCATGAGGCTAACATCCTGAACGTCAAACGCCGCCCCCGGTGTCAGAATAGTTGTCGCGTCATCTGATTGATTGAAATCATATCCGGGGGCGGGCAAAAGAAGAACGAGTGAAGAAGTATTCAGCAGAACGAAAAGAAGCACTCATGAGGCGGATGATGCCGCCGGAGAACAAGCTGGTTTCTCAACTGGCTCGTGAGAGCGGTATCACCGAGCAAACGCTTTATACTTGGCGCCGTCAACTTCGGAATCAAGGAATGCCAGTGCCGGGTAGTGGGAAAAATGCTGAGGAATGGACCTCAGAAGACAAGTTTGCAGTCGTGCTTGAAACAGCGGCGTTGAACGCGGTCGAGCTGGCCGAGTATTGCCGCCGCAAGGGCCTGTTCGCCGAGCAGATCGCTGCGTGGCGGGCTGCTTGCAGCTCGGCCAATGCGAGCGTAGCTCAACAGGCGCGTGGTCAGCGCGAGCAATCGAAAGGTGACAAGAAACGCATCCGGCAACTGGAAAAGGAATTGCTTCGCAAAGAGAAAGCCCTGACGGAAGCCGCCGCGCTGTTGATTCTGCGAAAAAAGCCCAGGCGATCTGGGGGACAAAGAGGAAGACTGATCAGCGTCCCAGATCGCCTGTTATGTGTATCGTTGATTCGCGAAGCCGCAGCGGCTGGCAGCCGCTTGCACAAGGCATGTGCCGAGCTCAATCTAAGCTTGCGTACATTTCAGCGTTGGGTGCGCGATGGCGATGATGCCGTTTCCGCCGACAGCCGCACGACCAATATGCGGCCCGCGCCGGCAAACAAGCTGAGCGAGGACGAGCGCGCGCAGATTCTGGCCGTTGCCAACAGCGAGGAATTTGCCAGCATGCCGCCAAGCCAGATCGTGCCGACGCTGGCGGACAGGGGCGAGTATGTGGCGTCGGAATCGAGCTTCTACCGAGTCTTGAAACAGGCGTCGCAGCAGCATCATCGGGGCCGGGCGAAGAAGCCATCGAACCGCGTGGTGACCAGTCATTGCGCCAGCGGTCCGAACGAGGTGTGGAGCTGGGATATCACCTGGTTGCCGGCAGCAGTGAAAGGGCAATATTACTATTGGTACATGATGCTCGACGTCTTCAGCAGCAAGATCGTCGGCCACGAAGTGCACACGGCTGAATCGGCAGAGCTGGCGTCGCGTTTAATGCGCCGCACCAGCTTGGCGGAAGGACTGGCGGGACGCAAGCTGGTGCTTCATTCGGATAACGGCAGTCCGATGAAGGGTGCCACCATGCTTGCCACCCTGGAGCATCTGGGCGTGGCAGCGTCGTTTAGTCGGCCGCGTGTGAGCAACGACAATCCTTACGCAGAGTCGCTGTTCCGCACCTGCAAGTACCGTCCTGATTACCCGAACAAGCCGTTCGGCAGTCTGGAAGAAGCGCAAGTATGGACACAGCAATTCGTGCGTTGGTACAACCAGGATCACAAGCACAGCGGCTTGAAGTTTGTCACACCGGCGCAGCGCCACAACGGACAGGCAGAGGCCATTCTGAAGCAGCGTGAACAGGTTTATCGTGAGGCCAAGCGTCGGAATCCCCAGCGATGGGCGCAACATACGAGGAACTGGAAACTGGACGACCAGGTCTGGCTTAATCCGGAACGGATTCAGCCAGAAGCATTAAAGCAGGCGGCTTGAGATGACGCGACAACTAGTTTGACAAACGCTGCTTCGGTGGTGATCATCAACTAATGTCACCTGCCGCCTCATGTCTGTGTATTGCTAGTTTCATTAGCATCGCTGTTT
This DNA window, taken from Collimonas arenae, encodes the following:
- a CDS encoding outer membrane protein assembly factor BamE, which produces MKQQSNTLRGMRTAAFAGALLTAACAASAQDEAVSFPDPASAYLQEGSFVSLENLRNVAPGLTKNQVRELLGSPHFSEGVFGVKTWNYIFHFRRGGEIVTCQYLVQYDDGKLLRSTYWNRQECEDIAKTGTP
- a CDS encoding IS3 family transposase, which gives rise to MKKYSAERKEALMRRMMPPENKLVSQLARESGITEQTLYTWRRQLRNQGMPVPGSGKNAEEWTSEDKFAVVLETAALNAVELAEYCRRKGLFAEQIAAWRAACSSANASVAQQARGQREQSKGDKKRIRQLEKELLRKEKALTEAAALLILRKKPRRSGGQRGRLISVPDRLLCVSLIREAAAAGSRLHKACAELNLSLRTFQRWVRDGDDAVSADSRTTNMRPAPANKLSEDERAQILAVANSEEFASMPPSQIVPTLADRGEYVASESSFYRVLKQASQQHHRGRAKKPSNRVVTSHCASGPNEVWSWDITWLPAAVKGQYYYWYMMLDVFSSKIVGHEVHTAESAELASRLMRRTSLAEGLAGRKLVLHSDNGSPMKGATMLATLEHLGVAASFSRPRVSNDNPYAESLFRTCKYRPDYPNKPFGSLEEAQVWTQQFVRWYNQDHKHSGLKFVTPAQRHNGQAEAILKQREQVYREAKRRNPQRWAQHTRNWKLDDQVWLNPERIQPEALKQAA